One region of Mangifera indica cultivar Alphonso chromosome 3, CATAS_Mindica_2.1, whole genome shotgun sequence genomic DNA includes:
- the LOC123211136 gene encoding putative disease resistance protein RGA3, giving the protein MAEALVSSTLEQLFSILCQRTVKGTAPNVGVDKEVEKLTDNLLAIQAVVKDAEQKQVEEEAVRDWLQKLKNSSSEVNNVLDKWSTIISKLQLKDVENDSKPLSKVCSLESYYLYCAGKFALNFQVAGPIKKLNKKLANVAKDKDRFKISSLSEGIETLNQPIPSPVKPNLYGRDHAKEELEYLLLQKNWPEKAPPIIPIVGIDGIGKTTLARFIFNDDKIQAHFEIRIWVCVSRPFNVSRIAKAILECLTNKKQNLVELEIVLQNIGQYIKGKKFLLVLDDLWIEEVQDNWRNLMECLKLGSTKSRVLVTSRKKKHAKEIKTNEMVILEKLSDEECESLFKDQVPIIKETNERCKKLGEIGSKIVKKCNGLPLAIKMVGNLLSIKTEIKQWNDVLENEVWELEDIEKGVFPYLLLCYYDLPSKLKRCFLYCAIFPKNYEINKSEMIKLWMAQDYLKVEGMDDMELIGEKYFENLRMKSFLEDIEISQSDGSITQYKMHNIVHDFAQSLATNECFLVDAERSVKHRSKLVHKNAQHLMILGNSIPNSSYTKKKLRSLIVDSEFEFGVNLSTLFDQLTYLRSLDLSYCSCESLSTEISKLIHLRYLKLSENRYLKELPESLCALYNLQTLDLTKCVSLQKLPNGIDRLMNLRYLKNVKTYSLSYMPKGMERLTCLRELSEFIRSSGGRGHDTLECLGNMDHLQGSLVLRRLGNEVSAEEAEKAKLNVKKNLTDLSLSFYKLESVGKRKSEQDNIVLNALQPPLNLEKLRIDEYDCKSLLPPWLMSLSKLKMLTLYSCMNLEQFPDPLGKLPSLESLNIRYNNGLRSINIRYMKDWEENLRVQSNQAPIVVFPKLKNLTIKYMEEWEDWECDEKSLEIMPELCSLELVSCPKLKGLPSHILFNTRLEKLAINHCSIIKIEIPSCKDANAFSNLRVITLGGCLNCEKLPPLGKLPSLESLFIKFMEGVETVGDEFLGIEGGGNAFPKLKTLEFEDMTEWKIWDITITTGQIMPCLRSLTIKLCDKLKHLPICLSDVKTLEAFNMYNCRILRQFYKKKKGDGLPKFSSMTSIKVDDHYVQNDDNRNTQTAAPDIDT; this is encoded by the coding sequence ATGGCCGAGGCTCTTGTTTCATCAACCTTGGAACAACTGTTTTCAATCCTCTGCCAACGGACAGTAAAGGGAACAGCACCAAATGTTGGTGTTgacaaagaagttgaaaaactcaCTGACAATTTGCTGGCCATTCAAGCTGTGGTTAAGGATGCGGAGCAAAAACAAGTGGAAGAGGAAGCTGTGAGGGACTGGTTACAGAAACTTAAAAACTCATCCTCTGAAGTGAACAATGTATTGGATAAGTGGAGCACAATCATCAGCAAATTACAACTTAAGGATGTTGAAAATGATTCCAAGCCTTTGAGTAAGGTATGTTCCCTTGAGTCTTACTATCTATATTGTGCTGGGAAATTTGCCCTGAATTTTCAAGTTGCTGGTCCAATTAAAAAGCTAAATAAAAAACTAGCTAATGTTGCCAAGGATAAAGATAGATTTAAGATTAGCAGCTTATCTGAGGGTATTGAAACTCTAAATCAGCCAATACCTAGCCCTGTTAAACCAAATCTTTATGGAAGAGATCATGCTAAGGAGGAATTAGAGTATCTCTTGCTGCAAAAAAATTGGCCAGAAAAAGCCCCTCCTATTATTCCCATTGTAGGGATAGACGGAATTGGAAAAACAACTCTTGCtcgatttatatttaatgatgataaaataCAAGCtcattttgaaataagaatatGGGTCTGTGTGTCTCGTCCTTTCAACGTGTCAAGGATAGCGAAAGCAATCCTTGAATGCCTCacaaataagaaacaaaatttagttgAATTGGAAATTGTCTTGCAAAACATTGGTCAATATATTAAGGGAAAGAAATTTTTGCTTGTCTTAGATGATTTGTGGATTGAAGAAGTCCAAGATAATTGGAGAAACTTAATGGAATGTCTTAAGTTGGGTTCCACAAAAAGTAGAGTTTTGGTGACCTCACGAAAAAAGAAACatgcaaaagaaattaaaactaatGAAATGGTCATACTTGAGAAATTGTCCGACGAAGAATGTGAGTCATTGTTTAAAGATCAAGTTCCAATAATAAAGGAGACAAATGAAAGGTGTAAAAAATTAGGCGAAATTGGTAGCAAGATTGTGAAAAAGTGTAATGGTTTGCCTCTAGCTATAAAAATGGTAGGAAATCTCTTAAGTATAAAAACGGAAATTAAACAGTGGAACGATGTCTTAGAGAATGAGGTATGGGAATTAGAGGATATAGAAAAAGGAGTTTTCCCTTATCTATTGTTATGTTATTATGATTTGCCATCTAAATTGAAAAGATGTTTCTTATATTGTGCTATCTTTCCAAAAAACTATGAGATAAACAAAAGTGAGATGATTAAGCTATGGATGGCTCAAGATTATCTTAAAGTAGAAGGAATGGATGATATGGAGCTAATtggtgaaaaatattttgaaaacttaaggATGAAATCTTTCCTTGAAGATATTGAAATAAGTCAAAGTGATGGTAGCATAACACAATATAAGATGCATAATATAGTGCATGATTTTGCTCAATCACTTGCTACTAATGAATGTTTTTTGGTGGACGCTGAGCGTTCAGTAAAACATCGTTCAAAATTGGTTCATAAGAATGCTCAACATTTGATGATACTAGGGAACTCAATTCCTAACTCTAGTTATACTAAGAAAAAATTGCGTAGCCTTATTGTTGATAGTGAATTTGAGTTTGGAGTGAATCTATCTACATTGTTTGACCAGTTAACATATCTAAGGTCATTAGATTTGAGTTATTGTTCATGTGAATCACTTTCAACAGAAATCAGTAAACTGATTCACTTAAGATACCTTAAATTATCtgaaaatagatatttaaaggAGTTGCCTGAGTCATTGTGTGCATTGTATAATTTACAAACCTTAGATCTGACTAAATGTGTGAGTCTACAAAAACTTCCCAATGGAATAGATCGGTTAATGAACTTGAGGTATCTGAAAAATGTTAAGACTTATTCATTAAGTTACATGCCAAAGGGAATGGAGAGGTTGACTTGTCTTAGGGAATTAAGCGAATTCATTAGAAGTAGTGGTGGCAGAGGTCATGATACTCTTGAGTGTTTAGGAAACATGGACCACCTTCAAGGTTCTCTTGTTCTAAGAAGGTTGGGAAATGAGGTTAGTGCTGAAGAAGCTGAGAAAGCAAAACTCAATGTTAAGAAAAACCTTACCGATTTGAGTTTGTCATTCTATAAGCTGGAATCTGTAGGAAAGAGGAAGAGTGAGCAGGACAACATAGTTCTTAATGCCTTGCAACCACCTTTGAATTTAGAGAAATTAAGGATAGACGAGTATGATTGCAAATCTTTGCTTCCCCCTTGGTTGATGTCATTGTCCAAACTGAAAATGTTAACTCTCTATAGTTGCATGAACCTGGAGCAATTCCCTGATCCTTTGGGAAAATTACCATCCCTTGAGTCACTCAATATAAGATACAACAATGGCTTAAGAAGTATCAACATTAGGTATATGAAAGACTGGGAAGAGAATTTAAGAGTGCAAAGTAATCAAGCACCAATTGTTGTCTTTCCCAAATTGAAAAATCTCACCATTAAGTACATGGAAGAATGGGAAGATTGGGAATGCGATGAGAAGAGTTTAGAAATTATGCCAGAACTTTGTTCCTTAGAACTTGTGTCATGCCCAAAGTTAAAGGGACTGCCTAGCCACATTCTTTTTAATACACGGTTGGAGAAACTGGCCATCAATCATTGctctattataaaaatagagATACCATCATGTAAGGATGCCAATGCATTCTCCAATCTAAGGGTTATAACTCTAGGTGGTTGCTTGAATTGTGAGAAGTTGCCTCCTTTAGGAAAACTACCATCACTTGAAtcattgtttataaaatttatggaGGGTGTGGAAACGGTTGGTGATGAATTTTTGGGAATAGAAGGTGGTGGCAATGCCTTCCCCAAATTAAAAACTCTTGAGTTTGAGGATATGACAGAATGGAAAATCTGGGATATTACAATTACAACAGGACAAATCATGCCATGTCTGCGCTCGTTAACAATTAAACTATGCGACAAATTAAAGCACCTGCCCATCTGCCTTTCTGACGTTAAAACCCTGGAGGCATTCAACATGTATAACTGCCGTATTCTAAGGCAATtttacaagaagaaaaaaggagatGGCTTGCCAAAATTTTCTAGTATGACTAGTATCAAAGTGGATGACCATTACGTGCAAAATGATGACAATCGGAATACACAGACAGCTGCTCCTGACATTGACACATAG